A genomic region of uncultured Paludibaculum sp. contains the following coding sequences:
- a CDS encoding thiamine pyrophosphate-dependent enzyme, whose amino-acid sequence MSTAADLHIHNPVEDVLRKDRIPTIWCPGCGIGTTVNSFAAALLGQNIDLQKTVVVSGIGCSGRVSGYMALDSFHTTHGRAIPFATGLKLANPELTVIVYSGDGDLTSIGGNHLIHAARRNMDLMVVCVNNMIYAMTGGQAAATTPGNSITTTSPFGSFEPEICLPQLVDAAGAVFVARWTAFHVKQLERTMAKALKKKGFRFIEVLTPCPTLYQRRNNMGDGLAAMVDYKNRSKIKNGAPTYEVALVPGGEIIVGEFVDREREDYLTRMKRQLGTNYSELPPQPEEEEQEGCCSSC is encoded by the coding sequence ATGAGCACGGCGGCGGACCTGCACATCCACAATCCGGTCGAGGACGTTCTGCGCAAAGACCGCATTCCCACTATATGGTGCCCGGGCTGCGGCATCGGCACTACGGTGAACAGCTTCGCGGCCGCGCTGCTGGGTCAGAACATCGACCTGCAAAAGACGGTGGTCGTCAGCGGCATCGGGTGCTCGGGCCGCGTGAGCGGCTATATGGCCCTGGATTCGTTCCACACGACGCATGGACGCGCAATCCCGTTCGCCACGGGTCTGAAGCTGGCGAATCCGGAGCTCACGGTGATCGTCTATTCCGGCGACGGCGATCTGACGTCCATCGGCGGCAATCACCTGATCCACGCGGCACGGCGCAACATGGATCTCATGGTGGTCTGCGTGAATAACATGATCTACGCCATGACCGGCGGGCAGGCGGCGGCGACAACGCCGGGCAACTCGATTACGACCACGAGTCCGTTCGGCAGCTTCGAGCCGGAGATCTGTCTGCCGCAACTGGTGGACGCGGCCGGCGCGGTATTTGTGGCGCGGTGGACGGCTTTCCATGTGAAGCAATTGGAACGCACGATGGCCAAGGCTCTCAAGAAGAAGGGTTTCCGGTTCATCGAAGTGCTGACGCCGTGCCCGACGCTGTACCAGCGGCGGAACAACATGGGCGACGGGCTGGCGGCCATGGTCGACTATAAGAACCGCAGCAAGATCAAGAACGGCGCTCCGACCTATGAAGTAGCACTGGTGCCGGGCGGCGAGATCATCGTGGGTGAGTTTGTCGATCGGGAACGCGAAGACTACCTCACGCGGATGAAACGGCAACTGGGCACGAACTACAGCGAGCTGCCGCCGCAACCCGAGGAAGAAGAACAGGAGGGGTGCTGCTCATCATGCTGA
- a CDS encoding 2-oxoacid:acceptor oxidoreductase family protein — MLKEIRIAGFGGQGVILSAHILGRAVAIHECGFATMTQNYGPEARGGAASAALVISDQPVLFPYVSNPEILVVMSQEAFTRYTPDLKEGGVLIVEEDLVRLENVPQHIKVYSIPATRFAEELGKKMVLNVVMVGFFCAITEAVSYDSCRKAVIDSVPEKFRKLNLDAFENGYGFGKNLLAKGPSKEEDTEPLSVLESAN, encoded by the coding sequence ATGCTGAAAGAGATCCGTATTGCAGGTTTTGGCGGACAGGGTGTCATCCTTTCCGCGCATATTCTGGGCCGGGCGGTGGCCATCCATGAATGCGGCTTCGCTACGATGACGCAGAACTATGGACCGGAAGCGCGGGGCGGAGCGGCGAGTGCCGCCCTCGTCATCAGCGACCAGCCGGTTCTGTTTCCCTACGTCTCGAACCCGGAGATCCTGGTGGTGATGTCGCAGGAAGCGTTCACACGGTACACGCCGGATCTGAAGGAGGGCGGCGTCCTGATTGTGGAAGAGGACCTGGTGCGGCTGGAGAATGTTCCGCAGCACATCAAGGTCTACAGCATTCCGGCCACGCGCTTCGCCGAGGAACTCGGCAAGAAGATGGTGCTGAATGTGGTGATGGTCGGGTTCTTCTGCGCGATTACGGAGGCGGTGAGCTACGACTCGTGCCGCAAAGCCGTCATCGACAGCGTGCCGGAGAAGTTCCGGAAGCTGAATCTGGACGCGTTCGAGAACGGCTATGGGTTCGGCAAGAACCTGCTGGCGAAAGGCCCGAGCAAGGAAGAAGACACCGAGCCGTTGAGCGTACTGGAGTCGGCGAACTAG
- a CDS encoding 2-oxoacid:acceptor oxidoreductase subunit alpha yields the protein MMHADPNCVLTGTHFMNGDAACCEGALAAGARFAAGYPITPSTEVVERFASRAPKVGGIFIQMEDELAASITLQGMVWAGAKSFTVTSGPGYSLMMEHIGFAAMTETPCVFVNVQRGGPSTGLPTLPAQGDMMQARFGSHGDYSTISLVPNSPQECFNLTVKAFNLAEQFRVPVMFMMDECVGHMTEKVVIPEAKEIEVTPRRRASKPPEEFLLFEPGEDLVPEMAHAGEGYKVYVTGLTHDKRGYPLMNPASQKELIPRLFEKISRAADELTIVEAEGLEDADVVVVSYGITSRVAQRAIQMARDKGLKVGKLRLICVWPFPEKLIRELAPKVKALVMPELNMGQVVIELERCAGGQCKVIGVPHPGGTVHKPADILAAIERGAQ from the coding sequence ATGATGCACGCCGATCCAAACTGTGTGCTGACGGGCACGCACTTCATGAATGGGGATGCCGCCTGCTGCGAGGGTGCTCTTGCCGCAGGTGCGCGATTTGCCGCAGGATACCCGATTACCCCCTCCACCGAGGTGGTGGAGCGGTTTGCCTCCCGGGCGCCGAAGGTGGGTGGCATATTCATCCAGATGGAAGATGAACTGGCCGCGTCGATCACCTTGCAGGGCATGGTGTGGGCGGGCGCCAAGTCGTTTACGGTGACCTCCGGGCCGGGCTACTCGCTGATGATGGAGCATATCGGTTTTGCCGCGATGACCGAGACGCCGTGTGTGTTCGTCAACGTGCAGCGGGGCGGGCCCTCGACGGGCTTACCGACTTTGCCGGCGCAGGGCGACATGATGCAGGCGCGGTTTGGGTCGCACGGCGACTATTCGACGATCTCGCTGGTGCCGAACTCGCCCCAGGAGTGCTTCAACCTGACGGTGAAGGCCTTCAATCTGGCCGAACAGTTCCGGGTACCGGTGATGTTCATGATGGACGAGTGCGTGGGCCACATGACGGAGAAGGTGGTCATCCCGGAAGCCAAGGAGATTGAAGTGACACCGCGGCGGCGCGCCTCCAAGCCGCCGGAGGAGTTCCTGCTGTTCGAGCCGGGCGAGGACCTGGTACCCGAGATGGCCCATGCGGGCGAAGGGTACAAGGTCTACGTGACCGGTTTGACGCACGACAAGCGCGGCTATCCGCTGATGAATCCGGCGTCGCAGAAGGAGCTCATTCCAAGGCTCTTCGAGAAGATTAGCCGGGCGGCCGACGAGTTGACGATTGTGGAAGCCGAGGGGCTGGAAGACGCCGATGTGGTGGTGGTGAGCTACGGGATCACGTCTCGCGTAGCGCAGCGGGCGATCCAGATGGCCCGGGACAAGGGTTTGAAGGTCGGCAAACTGAGGCTGATCTGCGTATGGCCGTTCCCGGAGAAGCTGATTCGTGAGCTGGCCCCCAAGGTGAAGGCCCTGGTAATGCCGGAGTTGAACATGGGCCAAGTGGTGATCGAACTGGAGCGTTGCGCGGGCGGCCAATGCAAAGTGATCGGTGTGCCGCACCCCGGCGGCACGGTGCACAAACCGGCGGACATTCTGGCGGCAATTGAAAGAGGTGCGCAATGA
- a CDS encoding 4Fe-4S binding protein — protein MPKGSVAVTAERCKGCGFCVEFCPTHVLELSNAFNAKGYHPPHMINAEKCSGCNLCGMYCPDFAIFGYRFPDAKSQKKEA, from the coding sequence ATGCCAAAAGGCTCCGTTGCCGTAACGGCCGAACGCTGTAAGGGGTGTGGGTTCTGCGTGGAGTTCTGTCCCACGCACGTGCTGGAACTCTCGAATGCCTTCAACGCCAAGGGCTATCACCCGCCACACATGATAAATGCCGAGAAATGTTCGGGTTGCAATCTGTGTGGGATGTACTGTCCGGACTTCGCCATCTTCGGTTACCGGTTCCCGGACGCGAAGAGCCAGAAGAAGGAAGCATGA